Proteins encoded in a region of the Salinicoccus sp. RF5 genome:
- a CDS encoding phosphotransferase family protein: MEHFYQLGWTLDPVGGASGEAYKAEQDGRKLFLKRNASPFLAALSAEGIVPKLVWTKRIETGEVVTAQHWKNGRELTREEMHSERVASLMKKIHTSGPLLTMLKKLGMKPMLPDLLLNKIQTSLSPKVNAHHTVRSAIQYLENEMPLIDEAFCTVCHGDVNHNNWLLSDQDELYLVDWEGAMIADPAIDLGMILYTYVEPDDWKEWLEVYGKPLDRTLMKRMKWYTLVQAITMIQWYEDHKRFKDMNDWIIFLNKVIQRDRFI; encoded by the coding sequence TTGGAGCATTTCTATCAGCTCGGCTGGACACTCGACCCCGTTGGTGGAGCATCTGGCGAAGCCTATAAGGCAGAGCAAGATGGCAGGAAGCTGTTCCTGAAACGCAATGCCAGCCCTTTCCTTGCAGCGCTGTCCGCTGAAGGTATTGTACCGAAACTGGTCTGGACCAAAAGAATAGAGACCGGAGAAGTAGTGACAGCACAGCACTGGAAAAATGGCCGGGAGCTGACCCGTGAAGAGATGCATTCGGAGAGGGTAGCCTCACTGATGAAGAAAATCCATACATCAGGTCCTCTTCTCACTATGCTGAAAAAGCTCGGCATGAAACCCATGCTGCCGGATCTGTTGCTTAACAAGATACAGACCTCATTATCCCCGAAAGTCAATGCCCACCATACCGTCCGTTCTGCAATCCAATACCTGGAAAATGAGATGCCCCTGATCGATGAAGCATTTTGTACAGTATGCCATGGAGACGTCAATCACAACAATTGGCTCCTCTCTGACCAGGATGAGCTTTATCTGGTGGACTGGGAAGGTGCAATGATTGCGGATCCTGCGATAGATCTCGGTATGATCCTCTACACTTATGTGGAACCGGATGACTGGAAGGAATGGCTGGAAGTCTACGGCAAGCCATTGGACAGGACTTTGATGAAACGCATGAAGTGGTATACACTCGTGCAGGCGATCACAATGATCCAATGGTATGAAGATCATAAGCGTTTCAAGGATATGAATGATTGGATCATCTTCCTCAATAAAGTAATACAGAGAGACCGTTTTATATAA
- a CDS encoding apolipoprotein A1/A4/E family protein: MARKTGGLLKVAAMLGLAVAAKQLSKKENRDVVKNEYNKVKEDPKSYAQNVQEKLSQQAGEYQEKAKSEYDRVKQDPKGYAQNVQEKVTKQASEYQEKVTKQAGEYQEKAKSEFSKAKEDPKGYAQSAQDKVRSRMDRDEADQVPNDENDENNQNDKISPTQGKSSVSGDDEHYTKPDRMDAEGQLTAEQMNNEWVSEGGIHPEEHLQDDVSFGGLNKDNATDVDVLDDQGEKDDNHNIHVVTDDDEDSNKKK; this comes from the coding sequence ATGGCTAGAAAAACAGGAGGACTACTGAAAGTCGCGGCAATGCTCGGGCTCGCAGTTGCTGCAAAGCAATTGTCCAAAAAAGAGAACCGCGATGTTGTGAAGAATGAATACAATAAAGTGAAGGAAGATCCTAAAAGCTATGCCCAGAATGTTCAGGAGAAGTTGTCCCAGCAGGCCGGGGAATATCAGGAAAAGGCCAAGAGTGAATATGACAGGGTGAAGCAGGATCCTAAGGGCTACGCGCAGAATGTCCAGGAGAAGGTCACCAAACAGGCAAGTGAATATCAGGAAAAGGTGACGAAGCAGGCCGGCGAATATCAGGAGAAGGCAAAATCTGAGTTCAGCAAGGCCAAGGAAGACCCGAAAGGCTATGCACAGAGTGCACAGGATAAGGTCAGATCCAGAATGGACAGGGACGAAGCCGACCAGGTTCCGAATGATGAAAATGATGAAAACAATCAGAATGACAAGATTTCACCGACTCAGGGAAAAAGCAGTGTAAGCGGTGATGATGAGCATTATACGAAACCTGACAGAATGGATGCTGAAGGCCAGCTCACTGCAGAACAGATGAACAATGAGTGGGTATCAGAAGGTGGCATTCACCCGGAAGAGCATCTGCAGGATGATGTCTCCTTCGGCGGTCTGAACAAAGACAATGCAACAGATGTAGATGTTTTGGACGACCAGGGAGAAAAGGACGACAATCATAATATCCATGTCGTTACAGACGATGATGAAGATTCTAACAAAAAGAAATAG
- the pepV gene encoding dipeptidase PepV translates to MDYKALVDDYRESLIDDLMGLLKIESVKGEPSSGAPVGTGPKAALDYMLELGTRDGMSTLDVENVAGHIEAGEGDKLFGILGHVDVVPPGKGWNTDPFVPEIIDDEIVARGVQDDKGPTIAAYYAMKILHEQGLPFKYRTRLIVGTDEESDWQCTDAYFNSEQMPDAGFAPDAAFPLIHGEKGISTFNFVQKPMPLDEKEPKIELKVLISGERYNMVPEDAEAKLKVQQNMSEVIQSYEDFLREVDADGAYEVDNGFLKLSIQGRSAHGSTPEVGVNAGLILLRFLDSLALDNNAAAFTEFAMARLVGSTDGSLLGMEFSHPEMGDTTVNVGMINYTEVDGGIFGVNLRYPKGIDFEGGMASLKEEVYAQGFAIEDLEYQPPHYVDREDPLVAILTDAYRNHVDDDTEPFTIGGGTYARTLKKGVAFGAMFKDTVDTMHQKNERMKVDELLKATEIYLEALHRICIKGEMDENKLL, encoded by the coding sequence ATGGATTATAAAGCGCTGGTGGATGACTATAGGGAGAGTCTGATAGACGATCTGATGGGGCTTTTGAAAATTGAAAGTGTGAAAGGGGAACCTTCCAGTGGAGCACCGGTCGGCACAGGACCAAAGGCGGCACTGGATTACATGCTGGAACTGGGGACCCGTGATGGCATGTCCACCCTGGATGTGGAGAATGTTGCGGGCCATATCGAAGCCGGTGAAGGGGATAAGCTCTTCGGCATACTGGGCCATGTGGATGTGGTGCCACCCGGAAAAGGCTGGAATACGGATCCGTTCGTCCCTGAAATCATCGATGATGAGATAGTGGCGCGCGGCGTTCAGGATGACAAAGGCCCGACCATTGCAGCCTACTATGCAATGAAGATCCTTCATGAACAGGGGCTGCCGTTCAAATATCGTACGCGTCTGATTGTAGGGACCGATGAGGAATCGGATTGGCAGTGTACGGATGCGTACTTCAACTCGGAACAGATGCCCGATGCCGGCTTTGCGCCGGATGCGGCATTTCCATTGATTCATGGAGAAAAAGGCATCTCCACATTCAATTTCGTGCAGAAACCGATGCCGCTGGATGAGAAGGAGCCGAAGATTGAGCTGAAGGTGCTGATTTCCGGCGAGCGGTATAATATGGTGCCGGAAGACGCTGAAGCGAAACTGAAGGTTCAGCAGAATATGAGTGAGGTGATCCAGTCATACGAAGACTTCCTGCGGGAAGTCGATGCGGATGGCGCCTACGAAGTGGACAATGGATTTTTGAAACTGAGCATACAGGGAAGAAGCGCCCATGGCTCAACTCCGGAAGTCGGCGTGAACGCCGGCCTGATTCTCCTCCGCTTCCTGGATAGCCTGGCACTGGACAACAATGCTGCAGCCTTTACTGAATTTGCGATGGCGCGGCTGGTCGGCAGCACGGACGGCTCATTGCTTGGAATGGAATTCTCGCACCCTGAAATGGGGGACACGACCGTAAATGTGGGCATGATCAACTATACGGAAGTGGATGGCGGCATATTCGGAGTCAACTTGAGGTATCCGAAAGGCATCGATTTCGAAGGCGGTATGGCCAGTCTGAAGGAAGAGGTATATGCACAGGGGTTCGCCATCGAAGATCTTGAGTATCAGCCTCCCCATTATGTCGACAGGGAGGACCCGCTGGTGGCAATATTGACAGATGCCTACCGCAACCATGTGGATGATGACACGGAGCCATTCACCATCGGAGGGGGGACATATGCCCGCACCTTGAAAAAGGGTGTTGCCTTTGGGGCGATGTTCAAGGATACTGTAGATACGATGCACCAGAAAAACGAACGCATGAAGGTTGATGAGCTGCTTAAGGCAACGGAGATTTACCTCGAAGCACTGCATAGAATCTGTATAAAGGGTGAGATGGATGAAAATAAGCTACTATAA
- the dat gene encoding D-amino-acid transaminase, with product MKISYYNGEFKRDNEISVDYNDRAFYFGDGVYEVVRVYDNEFFTLEEHMDRLVRSASEIEINGLEREKLIGIITQLKERNSIENGSIYIQVSRGIDPRNHAYPAGAEPVILAYMNALSRPSLQMEEGVEIITANDYRWLKCHVKSLNLLANVMEKERAVRAGAHETVLHRDGVVTEGSSTNVFIVSDGVLRTHPANHLILNGITRQEVLKIAQEREIEYQEKAFTLDELKSAEEVFITSTTQEVTPVSHVDGEKVADGSKGKITQVIQEGFDQKIHKLNLVK from the coding sequence ATGAAAATAAGCTACTATAATGGAGAATTCAAAAGGGACAATGAAATTTCAGTAGACTATAACGACCGCGCTTTTTATTTCGGTGATGGTGTATATGAAGTGGTAAGAGTATATGACAATGAGTTCTTTACACTTGAGGAGCACATGGACCGTCTGGTCAGAAGTGCTTCAGAAATCGAAATCAACGGTCTCGAACGGGAGAAGCTCATTGGAATCATCACCCAGTTGAAGGAGCGCAACAGCATCGAAAACGGATCCATCTACATCCAGGTGTCGAGGGGCATAGACCCGAGAAACCATGCCTATCCTGCAGGTGCCGAACCGGTCATCCTCGCCTATATGAATGCCTTGTCACGACCTTCCCTCCAGATGGAGGAGGGCGTGGAAATCATCACGGCAAATGACTACAGATGGTTGAAATGCCATGTCAAAAGCTTGAACCTGCTGGCAAATGTCATGGAAAAGGAGCGTGCAGTGCGCGCCGGCGCCCACGAAACAGTACTGCATCGTGATGGAGTGGTGACTGAAGGGTCCTCCACGAATGTATTCATCGTCAGTGATGGAGTGCTCAGGACCCATCCGGCAAACCACCTGATATTGAATGGCATCACGAGACAGGAAGTGCTGAAGATTGCACAGGAGCGGGAAATAGAATATCAGGAAAAGGCATTCACCCTTGATGAACTGAAATCGGCGGAGGAAGTATTCATCACAAGCACGACCCAGGAAGTCACGCCTGTGTCACATGTCGATGGCGAAAAGGTTGCTGACGGTTCGAAAGGGAAAATCACACAGGTGATACAGGAAGGATTCGACCAGAAAATCCACAAATTAAACCTGGTTAAATAA